Proteins from a single region of Mytilus trossulus isolate FHL-02 chromosome 2, PNRI_Mtr1.1.1.hap1, whole genome shotgun sequence:
- the LOC134705429 gene encoding neuropilin and tolloid-like protein 1 isoform X2, protein MIFLQKLTIVLTTLSISSGHKMYMEERCGKKISMDGIGITWMRLKPSRRVHYSPNVNCTVNIETELNKQIVIVFMSIDIEFEPHCDDDFLLLYDGNSTKSKLVNGVRRKVCGSVSPSGSFITTSNVLSVYFKSDAWSNENGFNLVITSFHEGICKANEFHCENGRCISDYLTNDGMNNCGDGSDEFDLSIGAIWGVVVGVFIVTTIGVCIAITSRRRKRKTSKTVKDKKNSVKNEKPWKPEEISPPEGRKSYQQCVHSDISQQFPGIQENSQNIHMESDGGNPNFNSVNCENNSHMNFINTLMEDYVREIFELKSKRSQSVW, encoded by the exons ATGATATTCCTGCAAAAGCTGACCATTGTCTTAACCACGTTATCAATTTCATCTGGTCATAAaa TGTATATGGAAGAACGATGTGGAAAGAAGATTAGCATGGATGGAATAGGTATAACCTGGATGCGCCTAAAACCGTCAAGACGTGTTCATTATTCTCCAAACGTGAATTGTACAGTCAACATTGAGACCGAACTGAATAAGCAAATTGTAATAGTGTTTATGTCCATTGATATTGAATTTGAACCTCATTGTGATGACGACTTTCTGCTCCTGTATGACGGAAACAGTACCAAAAGTAAACTAGTGAATG GTGTAAGAAGAAAAGTTTGTGGATCAGTTTCGCCTTCGGGGTCCTTTATAACAACATCAAACGTGTTGTCAGTCTATTTTAAATCAGATGCATGGTCTAATGAGAATGGATTCAACCTTGTTATTACAAGCTTTCATGAAG GCATATGCAAAGCAAATGAGTTCCACTGTGAGAATGGAAGATGTATATCTGATTACTTGACTAATGATGGAATGAATAACTGTGGGGATGGCAGCGATGAATTTGATCTCAGTATTGGAGCTATCTGGGGAGTTGTAGTTGGAGTTTTTATAGTAACAACTATAGGTGTATGCATCGCAATAACATCAAGAAGAAggaaaagaaaaacatcaaaaactGTAAAAGACAAAAAG aattcagtaaaaaatgaaaaacctTGGAAACCGGAAGAAATTTCTCCTCCTGAAGGACGAAAATCTTATCAACAATGTGTGCATTCAGACATAAGCCAGCAATTTCCAGGTATCCAAGAAAACAGTCAAAATATTCACATGGAGTCAGATGGAGGCAATCCCAATTTTAATTCTGTGAACTGTgagaataactctcatatgaaTTTCATTAATACTCTAATGGAAGATTATGTACGTGAGATATTTGAGTTAAAGAGTAAACGAAGTCAATCAGTCTGGTAA
- the LOC134705429 gene encoding neuropilin and tolloid-like protein 1 isoform X1, with protein sequence MIFLQKLTIVLTTLSISSGHKMYMEERCGKKISMDGIGITWMRLKPSRRVHYSPNVNCTVNIETELNKQIVIVFMSIDIEFEPHCDDDFLLLYDGNSTKSKLVNGVRRKVCGSVSPSGSFITTSNVLSVYFKSDAWSNENGFNLVITSFHEGTFSICKANEFHCENGRCISDYLTNDGMNNCGDGSDEFDLSIGAIWGVVVGVFIVTTIGVCIAITSRRRKRKTSKTVKDKKNSVKNEKPWKPEEISPPEGRKSYQQCVHSDISQQFPGIQENSQNIHMESDGGNPNFNSVNCENNSHMNFINTLMEDYVREIFELKSKRSQSVW encoded by the exons ATGATATTCCTGCAAAAGCTGACCATTGTCTTAACCACGTTATCAATTTCATCTGGTCATAAaa TGTATATGGAAGAACGATGTGGAAAGAAGATTAGCATGGATGGAATAGGTATAACCTGGATGCGCCTAAAACCGTCAAGACGTGTTCATTATTCTCCAAACGTGAATTGTACAGTCAACATTGAGACCGAACTGAATAAGCAAATTGTAATAGTGTTTATGTCCATTGATATTGAATTTGAACCTCATTGTGATGACGACTTTCTGCTCCTGTATGACGGAAACAGTACCAAAAGTAAACTAGTGAATG GTGTAAGAAGAAAAGTTTGTGGATCAGTTTCGCCTTCGGGGTCCTTTATAACAACATCAAACGTGTTGTCAGTCTATTTTAAATCAGATGCATGGTCTAATGAGAATGGATTCAACCTTGTTATTACAAGCTTTCATGAAGGTACGTTTA GCATATGCAAAGCAAATGAGTTCCACTGTGAGAATGGAAGATGTATATCTGATTACTTGACTAATGATGGAATGAATAACTGTGGGGATGGCAGCGATGAATTTGATCTCAGTATTGGAGCTATCTGGGGAGTTGTAGTTGGAGTTTTTATAGTAACAACTATAGGTGTATGCATCGCAATAACATCAAGAAGAAggaaaagaaaaacatcaaaaactGTAAAAGACAAAAAG aattcagtaaaaaatgaaaaacctTGGAAACCGGAAGAAATTTCTCCTCCTGAAGGACGAAAATCTTATCAACAATGTGTGCATTCAGACATAAGCCAGCAATTTCCAGGTATCCAAGAAAACAGTCAAAATATTCACATGGAGTCAGATGGAGGCAATCCCAATTTTAATTCTGTGAACTGTgagaataactctcatatgaaTTTCATTAATACTCTAATGGAAGATTATGTACGTGAGATATTTGAGTTAAAGAGTAAACGAAGTCAATCAGTCTGGTAA